The Thermus hydrothermalis genome includes a region encoding these proteins:
- a CDS encoding MFS transporter translates to MRLPPLVYLLGLVSFLMDVASEMVYPLLPLFLAGLGAGAGTLGLVEGVAEATASLFKVVGGRISDRLGRRKPLLLLGYGLPALLRPLLALAQSPLHVLLYRFLDRTGKGLRTAPRDALLAESVPQEALGRAYGLHRGLDTLGATLG, encoded by the coding sequence ATGAGGCTTCCTCCCTTGGTGTACCTCCTGGGGCTCGTGAGCTTCCTCATGGACGTGGCGAGCGAGATGGTCTATCCCCTCTTGCCCCTCTTCCTCGCGGGCCTGGGTGCGGGAGCAGGGACGCTGGGCCTCGTGGAGGGGGTGGCCGAGGCCACGGCGAGCCTTTTCAAGGTGGTGGGGGGAAGGATCTCCGACCGGTTGGGCCGCCGCAAGCCCCTTCTCCTTTTGGGCTATGGCCTCCCCGCCCTCTTAAGGCCCCTCCTCGCCCTGGCCCAAAGCCCCCTTCATGTCCTCCTCTACCGCTTTCTGGACCGCACGGGCAAGGGTCTTAGAACGGCACCCCGGGACGCCCTCTTGGCGGAAAGCGTGCCCCAAGAGGCCCTAGGCCGGGCCTACGGCCTCCACCGGGGCCTGGACACCTTGGGGGCCACCCTAGG
- a CDS encoding b(o/a)3-type cytochrome-c oxidase subunit 1, translated as MAVRTGEISRIYEAYPEKKATLYFLVLGFIAVIVGSLFGPFQALNYGNVDAYPLLKRLLPFVQSYYQGLTLHGVLNAIVFTQLFAQAIMVYLPARELNLRPNMGLMWLSWWMAFLGLVVAALPLLANEATVLYTFYPPLKGHWAFYLGASVFVLSTWVSIYIVLDLWRRWKAQNPGKVTPLVTYMAVVFWLMWFLASIGLVLEAVLFLLPWSFGLIQGVDPLVARTLFWWTGHPIVYFWLLPAYAIIYTILPKQAGGKLVSDPMARLAFLLFLLLSTPVGFHHQFADPGIDPTWKMIHSVLTLFVAVPSLMTAFTIAASLEFAGRMRGGKGLLGWIKALPWDNPAFVAPVLGLIGFIPGGAGGIVNASFTLDYVVHNTAWIPGHFHLQVANLVTLTAMGSLWWLIPNLTGKPISDGQRRLGLAVVWLWFIGMMVMAVGLHWAGLLNVPRRAYIAQVPDAYAHAAMPMVFNILAGIILLVALLLFIYGLFSVLLGRERRPELAEAPVPFAEVISGPEDRRLVQAMDRIGFWFAVAVILVVLAYGPTLVQLFSNLNPVPGVRLW; from the coding sequence ATGGCGGTGCGTACGGGAGAGATTAGCCGTATTTACGAGGCCTATCCGGAAAAGAAGGCCACCCTCTACTTCCTGGTCCTGGGCTTCATCGCCGTCATCGTGGGGAGCCTCTTTGGCCCCTTCCAGGCCCTGAACTACGGGAACGTGGACGCCTACCCCCTGCTCAAGCGCCTTCTCCCCTTTGTCCAGTCCTACTACCAGGGGCTCACCCTGCACGGGGTCTTGAACGCCATCGTCTTCACCCAGCTCTTCGCCCAGGCCATCATGGTCTATCTGCCGGCACGGGAGCTAAACCTTAGGCCCAACATGGGCCTCATGTGGCTCTCCTGGTGGATGGCCTTCCTGGGGCTCGTGGTGGCCGCCCTCCCCCTTCTCGCCAACGAGGCCACGGTCCTCTACACCTTCTACCCGCCCCTCAAGGGCCACTGGGCCTTCTACCTGGGGGCGAGCGTCTTCGTCCTCTCCACCTGGGTGAGCATCTACATCGTCCTGGACCTCTGGCGCCGCTGGAAGGCGCAAAACCCGGGGAAGGTAACCCCCTTGGTCACCTACATGGCCGTGGTCTTCTGGCTCATGTGGTTCCTGGCCTCCATCGGGCTCGTTCTGGAGGCGGTGCTCTTCCTCCTGCCCTGGTCTTTTGGCCTCATCCAGGGGGTTGACCCCCTGGTGGCCCGCACCCTCTTCTGGTGGACGGGCCACCCCATCGTCTACTTCTGGCTCCTGCCCGCCTACGCCATCATCTACACCATCCTGCCCAAGCAAGCGGGCGGGAAGCTGGTATCCGACCCCATGGCCCGGCTCGCCTTCCTCCTCTTCCTCCTCCTCTCCACCCCCGTGGGGTTCCACCACCAGTTCGCCGACCCGGGGATTGACCCCACCTGGAAGATGATCCACTCCGTCCTCACCCTCTTCGTGGCGGTACCGAGCCTGATGACCGCCTTCACCATCGCCGCAAGCCTGGAGTTTGCCGGAAGGATGCGGGGCGGGAAGGGGCTTTTGGGCTGGATCAAGGCCCTTCCCTGGGACAACCCGGCCTTCGTGGCCCCGGTGCTCGGGCTTATCGGCTTCATCCCTGGCGGGGCGGGTGGCATTGTGAACGCCAGCTTTACCCTGGACTACGTGGTGCACAACACCGCCTGGATTCCCGGCCACTTCCACCTCCAGGTGGCAAACCTCGTCACCCTCACCGCCATGGGCTCCTTGTGGTGGCTCATCCCCAACCTCACGGGCAAGCCCATCTCCGATGGGCAAAGGCGGCTGGGCCTGGCGGTGGTCTGGCTTTGGTTCATCGGCATGATGGTCATGGCGGTGGGCCTCCACTGGGCGGGGCTCCTCAACGTACCCCGGCGGGCCTACATCGCCCAGGTGCCGGACGCCTACGCCCACGCCGCCATGCCCATGGTCTTCAACATCCTGGCGGGCATCATCCTGCTCGTGGCGCTTCTCCTCTTCATCTACGGCCTTTTCAGCGTCCTCCTGGGGCGCGAGCGGCGGCCAGAGCTCGCCGAGGCCCCGGTGCCCTTCGCCGAGGTGATCTCCGGCCCCGAGGACCGGAGGCTCGTCCAGGCCATGGACCGCATCGGCTTCTGGTTCGCCGTGGCGGTGATCCTGGTGGTCTTGGCCTACGGGCCCACCCTGGTGCAGCTTTTCAGCAACCTGAACCCGGTGCCGGGCGTACGGCTTTGGTAG
- a CDS encoding cupredoxin domain-containing protein, whose translation MVDEHKAHKAILAYEKGWLAFSLAMLIVFIALIAYTLATHTAGAIPAGKLERVNPATVRTEGPWADPAQAVVQTGPNQYTVYVLAFAYGYQPNPIEVPKGAEIVFKITSPEVIHGFHVEGTNINVEVLPGEVSTVRYTFKKAGEYRIICNQYCGIGHQNMFGKIVVKE comes from the coding sequence ATGGTGGACGAACACAAGGCGCACAAGGCGATCCTGGCTTACGAGAAGGGCTGGCTGGCCTTTTCCCTAGCCATGCTCATCGTCTTCATCGCCCTCATCGCCTACACCTTGGCCACCCACACCGCCGGGGCTATCCCTGCGGGCAAGCTGGAGCGGGTCAACCCCGCCACCGTGCGCACGGAGGGCCCCTGGGCCGACCCCGCCCAGGCGGTGGTCCAGACCGGCCCCAACCAGTACACGGTCTACGTCCTGGCCTTCGCCTATGGCTACCAGCCCAACCCCATTGAGGTACCCAAGGGGGCCGAAATCGTCTTCAAGATCACCAGCCCCGAGGTGATCCACGGCTTCCACGTGGAGGGCACCAACATCAACGTGGAGGTGCTTCCCGGGGAGGTGTCCACCGTGCGCTACACCTTCAAGAAGGCCGGGGAGTACCGCATCATCTGCAACCAGTACTGCGGCATCGGCCACCAGAACATGTTCGGCAAGATCGTGGTGAAGGAGTGA
- a CDS encoding cytochrome c oxidase subunit 2A encodes MEEKPVGAMGVIVVLTLTILVFWLGVYALFFARG; translated from the coding sequence ATGGAGGAGAAACCGGTTGGCGCCATGGGAGTAATAGTGGTTCTTACCCTCACCATCTTGGTCTTCTGGCTGGGGGTATATGCCCTTTTCTTCGCTAGGGGGTAA
- a CDS encoding GTP-binding protein, which produces MSTINFANREINFKIVYYGPGLSGKTTNLKWIYGKIPEGRKGEMVSLATEDERTLFFDFLPLDLGEVKGFKTRFHLYTVPGQVFYNASRKLILRGVDGIVFVADSAPNRLRANAESMRNMRENLAEYGLKVEDLPVVLQVNKRDLPDALPVEMVRAVVDPEGRFPVFEAVATEGKGVFETLKEVSRLVLARVGSGA; this is translated from the coding sequence ATGAGCACCATCAACTTCGCCAACCGCGAGATCAACTTCAAGATCGTCTACTATGGCCCCGGCCTCTCGGGCAAGACCACCAACCTAAAGTGGATCTACGGCAAAATCCCCGAGGGGCGGAAGGGGGAGATGGTTTCCTTGGCCACCGAGGACGAGCGAACCCTCTTTTTTGACTTTCTCCCCCTGGACTTGGGGGAAGTGAAGGGCTTTAAAACCCGCTTCCACCTTTACACCGTGCCCGGGCAGGTCTTCTACAACGCCAGCCGCAAGCTCATCCTTCGCGGCGTGGACGGGATCGTCTTCGTGGCCGACTCCGCCCCAAACCGACTCCGGGCCAACGCCGAGAGCATGCGCAACATGCGGGAAAACCTGGCGGAATACGGCTTGAAGGTGGAAGACCTCCCCGTGGTCCTCCAAGTCAACAAGCGCGACCTCCCCGATGCCCTCCCCGTGGAGATGGTCCGGGCGGTGGTGGACCCAGAGGGGCGCTTCCCCGTGTTTGAGGCGGTGGCCACGGAGGGGAAGGGGGTGTTTGAAACCCTTAAGGAGGTGAGCCGCCTGGTCCTGGCCCGGGTGGGAAGCGGGGCCTAA
- a CDS encoding roadblock/LC7 domain-containing protein, which yields MVEPSLVLYGGPYERAMDVLEETLRETGARYALFIDRKGFVLAHKEALWAPKPPPLDSLATLVAGNAAATQALAKLLGEARFQEVVHQGERMGLYVDEAGEHALLVLVFDENAPLGKVKLYGKRAAEALARLAEEALANPPKLNLDTQYREEAKALLDELFGN from the coding sequence ATGGTGGAACCTTCCCTGGTCCTCTACGGAGGCCCCTACGAGCGGGCCATGGACGTCCTGGAGGAAACGCTTCGGGAAACCGGGGCCCGGTACGCCCTCTTCATAGACCGCAAGGGCTTCGTCCTGGCCCACAAGGAGGCCCTATGGGCCCCTAAGCCCCCGCCCTTGGACTCCCTCGCCACCCTGGTGGCGGGAAACGCCGCCGCCACCCAGGCTTTGGCCAAGCTCCTGGGTGAGGCCCGCTTCCAGGAGGTGGTGCACCAGGGCGAGCGCATGGGCCTCTACGTGGACGAGGCCGGGGAGCACGCCCTTTTGGTCCTGGTCTTTGACGAGAACGCCCCCCTGGGCAAGGTGAAGCTCTACGGGAAGCGGGCGGCGGAGGCCCTAGCTAGGCTCGCCGAGGAAGCCCTGGCCAACCCGCCCAAGCTCAACCTGGACACCCAGTACCGCGAGGAAGCCAAGGCCCTCCTGGACGAGCTCTTTGGCAACTAA
- a CDS encoding M20/M25/M40 family metallo-hydrolase: MRPFLEEARALLAELVALPTVSAEGRALAEGAEKVAGLLESLGLEAELHPGYGPPVVYAEGGEGERTLLFYNHYDVQPPDPLELWESDPFTLTERDGAWYGRGTHDDKGELVARVMALKLFQEKHGFLPRVKFVVEGEEEVGSPHLEAYVEAHAPRLRADAILWEAGGVDAQGRPYLYAGLKGIVALELRVRTARYDLHSSYGAVVENPIYRLSRALASLRDEEGRVLIPGFYAKVRPLTPLEMEVLSEIPDESEALKEAFGVRDFLGGARNLEFNQRLYAEPCVNINGIHSGYGGPGSKTVLPAEAYAKLDFRLVPDQDPEEIPVLLKRHLEAHGFHDVEVVVLEKGERPARSDLAHPFVGLARKALEEAFGAKAVLYPNMAGSGPMYPFLHHLKAPAVGLGVGYPGSRVHSPNEHIRIRDFERGTLAILRLMERFFGIL; this comes from the coding sequence ATGAGGCCTTTTCTAGAGGAGGCAAGGGCCCTTCTTGCGGAGCTCGTGGCCTTGCCCACGGTGAGCGCCGAGGGCCGGGCTTTGGCGGAGGGGGCGGAAAAGGTGGCGGGGCTCTTGGAAAGCCTGGGCCTAGAGGCGGAGCTTCACCCGGGCTATGGCCCCCCGGTGGTCTATGCCGAGGGAGGCGAAGGGGAGAGGACCCTTTTGTTCTACAACCACTACGATGTGCAGCCCCCGGACCCCTTGGAGCTCTGGGAAAGCGACCCCTTTACCCTCACGGAACGGGACGGGGCCTGGTACGGCCGGGGCACCCACGACGACAAGGGGGAGCTGGTGGCCAGGGTGATGGCCCTAAAGCTTTTCCAGGAAAAGCACGGGTTTTTGCCCCGGGTGAAGTTCGTGGTGGAGGGGGAGGAGGAGGTGGGAAGCCCCCACCTCGAGGCCTACGTGGAGGCCCACGCCCCCCGTCTACGGGCGGACGCCATCCTGTGGGAGGCGGGGGGCGTGGACGCCCAGGGGCGGCCCTACCTCTACGCCGGGCTTAAGGGGATCGTGGCCCTGGAGCTTAGGGTGCGCACCGCCCGCTATGACCTCCACTCCTCCTACGGGGCGGTGGTGGAAAACCCCATCTACCGCCTAAGCCGGGCCCTGGCCTCCTTGAGGGACGAGGAGGGGAGGGTCCTCATCCCGGGCTTTTACGCCAAGGTGCGCCCCCTCACGCCCTTGGAGATGGAGGTGCTCTCCGAGATCCCCGACGAAAGCGAGGCCCTAAAGGAAGCCTTCGGCGTGCGGGACTTCTTGGGGGGTGCGAGGAACCTAGAGTTCAACCAGAGGCTTTACGCCGAGCCTTGCGTCAACATCAACGGCATTCACTCGGGCTACGGGGGGCCTGGGTCCAAGACGGTTCTCCCGGCGGAGGCCTACGCCAAACTGGACTTCCGCCTGGTGCCGGACCAGGACCCCGAGGAGATACCCGTGCTCTTGAAGCGCCACCTCGAGGCCCACGGCTTCCACGACGTGGAGGTGGTGGTCTTGGAGAAGGGGGAGCGGCCCGCCCGCTCGGACCTCGCCCACCCCTTCGTGGGCCTGGCGCGAAAGGCCCTGGAGGAGGCCTTTGGGGCGAAGGCGGTGCTTTACCCCAACATGGCGGGGTCTGGGCCCATGTACCCCTTCCTCCACCACCTGAAGGCCCCGGCGGTGGGCCTAGGGGTGGGCTACCCGGGGAGCCGGGTCCATAGCCCCAACGAGCACATCCGCATCCGGGACTTTGAGCGGGGCACCTTGGCCATCCTACGCCTAATGGAGCGCTTCTTCGGTATCCTCTAG
- the speB gene encoding agmatinase translates to MRLVFGEQDTPYEMARVVVLPVPYDLSLSFLPGARRGPEAILLASRELEPFLLELGIAPEEAGIHAAEPVPWVAGSAEESHRLIGEAARAHLRAGKFLVALGGDHSITRPLVLAHREVLGEFSLLHIDAHADLYPEWQGSPYSHASPFHRLLLEGFPLVQVGIRAMDRDSLRLAQEKGVALFPAHRLHREGLPLKEILAALGKRVYISFDFDALDPSLMPSVGTPLPGGLSYRQAVDLLEAVFAEKEVVGMDFVELSPNGQFHAEMTAAQLVYHAIGLKALSAGWLAPEGEHS, encoded by the coding sequence ATGCGCCTCGTCTTCGGCGAACAAGACACCCCTTACGAGATGGCGCGGGTGGTGGTCCTGCCCGTGCCCTACGACCTTTCCCTCTCCTTCCTCCCGGGGGCAAGGCGGGGCCCCGAGGCCATCCTCCTGGCGAGCCGGGAGCTTGAGCCCTTCCTCCTGGAACTGGGCATCGCCCCCGAGGAGGCGGGCATCCACGCCGCCGAGCCCGTGCCCTGGGTGGCGGGAAGCGCCGAGGAAAGCCACCGCCTGATCGGGGAGGCCGCAAGGGCCCACCTGCGGGCGGGGAAGTTCCTGGTGGCCCTCGGGGGGGACCATTCCATCACCCGCCCCTTGGTCCTGGCCCATCGGGAGGTCTTGGGGGAGTTCTCCCTCCTCCACATTGACGCCCACGCCGACCTCTACCCGGAGTGGCAGGGCTCCCCTTACTCCCACGCCTCTCCCTTCCACCGCCTCCTCCTCGAGGGCTTCCCCCTGGTCCAGGTGGGCATCCGGGCCATGGACCGGGACTCGCTTCGCCTGGCACAGGAGAAGGGCGTGGCCCTCTTCCCCGCCCACCGGCTTCACCGGGAGGGGCTTCCCCTAAAGGAGATCCTCGCCGCCTTGGGGAAGCGGGTCTACATCAGCTTTGACTTTGATGCCCTGGACCCTTCCCTCATGCCCAGCGTGGGTACCCCCTTGCCCGGGGGGCTTTCCTACCGCCAGGCGGTGGACCTCCTGGAGGCGGTTTTCGCCGAAAAGGAGGTGGTGGGGATGGACTTCGTGGAGCTTTCCCCCAATGGCCAGTTCCACGCCGAGATGACCGCCGCCCAGCTCGTCTACCACGCCATCGGGCTCAAGGCCCTGAGCGCCGGGTGGCTCGCCCCGGAAGGGGAGCACAGTTAG
- a CDS encoding alpha/beta hydrolase family protein: MRRVAFALGFLALAWAQALTLPELRARTYGEGGFRVERVLEEGVRFTRVQFSHLSEGLRVHGFANLPRGKGPFPVVVVLHGYVEPSRYRLLAYTARYADWLAQEGFLVLHPNYRGHPPSEGAPARGLRHAYAVDVLHLLAEVRKGAFPQADAGRIALLGHSMGGGIAQVVSLVDPGLKGVVLYGSMSGDERQNLERILHWSRGARGRELYTLSPEVLRQASPWTYLAELSVPYSVHHGLKDAQVPPEWSWELCRRLKALGKPVECFSYPAGHLFQGEADRRFRERVLAFLGRVLR, translated from the coding sequence ATGCGCCGGGTAGCCTTCGCCCTGGGCTTCCTCGCCCTGGCCTGGGCCCAGGCTCTCACCCTTCCCGAGCTCCGCGCCCGGACCTACGGGGAAGGGGGCTTCCGGGTGGAACGGGTTCTGGAAGAGGGGGTCCGCTTCACCCGGGTCCAGTTCTCCCACCTTTCCGAGGGCCTAAGGGTCCACGGCTTCGCCAACCTTCCCAGGGGCAAGGGGCCTTTCCCGGTGGTGGTGGTCCTCCACGGCTACGTGGAGCCGAGCCGCTACCGCCTCCTCGCCTACACCGCCCGTTACGCCGACTGGCTCGCCCAGGAGGGGTTTCTCGTCCTCCACCCCAACTACCGCGGCCACCCCCCTTCCGAGGGCGCCCCTGCCCGGGGCCTCCGCCACGCCTACGCCGTGGACGTGCTCCACCTCCTCGCCGAGGTGCGCAAAGGGGCCTTCCCCCAGGCGGATGCGGGCCGCATCGCCCTCTTGGGCCACTCCATGGGGGGCGGCATCGCCCAGGTGGTGAGCCTGGTGGACCCTGGGCTTAAGGGGGTGGTCCTTTACGGGAGCATGAGCGGGGACGAAAGGCAGAACCTGGAGCGGATCCTCCACTGGTCCCGGGGTGCGCGGGGAAGGGAGCTTTACACCCTATCGCCCGAGGTCCTGCGCCAGGCCTCCCCCTGGACCTACCTGGCGGAGCTTTCCGTCCCTTATAGCGTCCACCACGGCCTAAAGGATGCCCAGGTGCCCCCCGAGTGGTCCTGGGAGCTTTGCCGGAGGCTCAAGGCCTTGGGGAAGCCCGTGGAGTGCTTCAGCTACCCAGCGGGCCACCTCTTCCAGGGGGAGGCGGACCGGCGCTTTAGGGAGCGGGTCCTGGCCTTCTTGGGGCGGGTGTTGCGCTAG
- a CDS encoding quinate 5-dehydrogenase, producing MAKRVVSVSLGSSRRDSVAEVELLGEKVLLERRGTDGDLERAVALIRELDGQVDAIGLGGIDLYLVAGGRRYVIKDAKRLKGAARKTPVVDGSGLKHTLERRAVKELASLIDWKNTKVLLPSAVDRFGLAEALWEAGAKVLYGDFIFALGLPIPLYRLSLLQKLAYLLLPVLTQLPFRLLYPTGKEQEKQVLDWRTRYYVWADLVAGDWHYIRRYMPEDMRGKAVLTNTTTEEDLAFLKARGVKRLITTTPRLKGRSFGTNVMEALLVALAGRELAEADYLRYIDLLGLKPQVLNLEEEA from the coding sequence GTGGCCAAGCGCGTGGTTTCGGTTTCCCTGGGGAGTAGCCGCCGCGACTCCGTGGCGGAGGTGGAGCTCCTCGGGGAAAAGGTGCTCCTGGAAAGGCGGGGGACGGACGGGGATCTGGAGCGGGCGGTGGCCCTGATCCGGGAACTGGACGGCCAGGTGGACGCCATCGGCCTCGGGGGGATTGACCTCTACTTGGTGGCGGGGGGAAGGCGCTACGTCATCAAAGACGCCAAGCGCCTCAAGGGGGCGGCGCGGAAGACCCCGGTGGTGGACGGCTCGGGGCTCAAGCACACCTTGGAGAGGCGGGCGGTCAAGGAGCTCGCTTCCCTCATAGACTGGAAGAACACCAAAGTGCTCCTCCCCTCCGCCGTGGACCGCTTCGGCCTGGCGGAGGCCCTTTGGGAGGCGGGGGCCAAGGTGCTCTACGGCGACTTCATCTTCGCCCTGGGCCTGCCCATTCCCCTCTATCGCCTTTCCCTATTGCAAAAGCTCGCTTACCTTCTCCTTCCCGTCCTCACCCAGCTTCCCTTCCGCCTCCTTTACCCCACGGGGAAGGAGCAGGAGAAGCAGGTCCTGGACTGGCGGACCCGGTACTACGTTTGGGCCGATCTCGTGGCCGGGGACTGGCACTACATCCGCCGCTACATGCCCGAGGACATGCGGGGGAAGGCGGTCCTCACCAACACCACCACGGAGGAGGACCTGGCCTTCCTCAAGGCCCGGGGGGTGAAGCGCCTCATCACCACCACGCCCCGCTTAAAGGGCCGGAGCTTTGGCACCAACGTCATGGAGGCGCTTTTGGTGGCCTTGGCCGGGCGGGAGCTCGCCGAGGCCGACTACCTCCGGTATATTGACCTCTTAGGGCTTAAGCCCCAGGTCTTGAACCTAGAGGAGGAAGCATGA
- the efp gene encoding elongation factor P — MISVTDLRPGTKVKMEGGLFECVEYQHQKIGRGGAKVVAKFKNLETGATIERTFNSGEKLEDIYVETRELQYLYPEGDELVFMDLETYEQFHVPKDRVEAARFLKEGMTVLGDMYEGRPLKITPPTVVELKVVDTPPGVRGDTVSGGSKPATLETGAVVQVPLFVEPGEVIKVDTRTGQYVGRA, encoded by the coding sequence ATGATCAGCGTGACCGACCTGCGACCTGGAACCAAGGTGAAGATGGAGGGCGGCCTCTTTGAGTGCGTGGAGTACCAACACCAAAAGATCGGCCGCGGTGGGGCGAAGGTGGTGGCCAAGTTCAAGAACCTGGAAACCGGGGCCACCATTGAGCGCACCTTCAACTCGGGGGAGAAGCTCGAGGACATCTACGTGGAAACCCGCGAGCTCCAGTACCTTTACCCCGAAGGGGACGAGCTCGTCTTCATGGACCTGGAAACCTACGAGCAGTTCCACGTGCCCAAGGACCGGGTGGAGGCGGCCCGCTTCCTGAAGGAGGGGATGACGGTCCTGGGGGACATGTACGAGGGCCGCCCCCTCAAAATCACCCCGCCCACGGTGGTGGAGCTCAAGGTGGTGGACACGCCTCCTGGGGTGCGGGGGGACACGGTTTCCGGGGGGTCTAAGCCCGCCACCTTGGAAACGGGGGCGGTGGTGCAGGTGCCCCTTTTCGTGGAGCCCGGTGAGGTCATCAAGGTGGACACCCGCACCGGCCAGTACGTGGGCCGGGCCTAG
- the accB gene encoding acetyl-CoA carboxylase biotin carboxyl carrier protein, translated as MTPKELKQILQALVEHGVSELTLETPDYKLTVRRGGEVQVVAVPQAVPAPAPVLAPLPQAEAPAPPPPPAPQEAPKAPAQGEECAGCVEIRAPIVGTFYRAPAPDAPPYVKEGDRVEKGQVLCIIEAMKLMNEIESEVSGIVRKILVQNGEPVEYGQPLFLIQPV; from the coding sequence ATGACGCCCAAGGAGCTCAAGCAGATCCTGCAAGCTTTGGTGGAACACGGGGTGAGCGAGCTTACCCTGGAAACCCCCGACTACAAGCTCACCGTACGGCGTGGGGGGGAGGTGCAGGTGGTGGCGGTGCCCCAGGCGGTGCCCGCCCCGGCCCCGGTCCTGGCTCCCCTGCCCCAGGCGGAGGCCCCAGCACCTCCCCCGCCTCCCGCCCCGCAGGAAGCGCCCAAGGCCCCCGCCCAGGGGGAAGAGTGCGCCGGGTGCGTGGAGATCCGCGCCCCCATCGTGGGCACCTTCTACCGGGCGCCGGCTCCCGATGCCCCGCCCTACGTGAAGGAGGGGGACCGGGTGGAGAAGGGGCAGGTGCTTTGCATCATTGAGGCCATGAAGCTCATGAACGAGATTGAGTCCGAGGTTTCCGGCATCGTGAGGAAGATCCTGGTGCAAAACGGGGAGCCCGTGGAGTACGGCCAGCCCCTTTTCCTCATCCAACCCGTATGA
- the accC gene encoding acetyl-CoA carboxylase biotin carboxylase subunit, giving the protein MKKVLIANRGEIALRIIRAAKELGIKTVVAHSTADEKSLPVLLADEAICIGPPPSGQSYLNIPNLLSAAIVTGADAIHPGYGFLAENATFAEMCREHGITFIGPTPENMRALGDKATARKVAREAGVPTVPGTDEIASVEEAKRAALEIGYPVILKASAGGGGRGMRVVHTEEELERAVQQAQEEARAAFGNPAIYLEKYIEEPKHIEIQVLGDGENVIHLWERDCSIQRRHQKLLEEAPSVLPYETRKAIAEAAVRLAAHVGYVSAGTLEFLVDKEGNFYFIEMNTRIQVEHPVTEMITGVDLVQAQFRIAQGEKLWLRQEDIVVRGHALEVRINAEDPEKGFRPSIGKVETLLFPGGPGIRVDSHLYAGYQIPPHYDSLIAKIIAWALTREEAIRRMERALSETVIEGPGLKTTIPFHQKVLQNAFFRRGAVYTNFVARRMEM; this is encoded by the coding sequence ATGAAGAAGGTCCTCATCGCCAACCGGGGCGAGATCGCCTTAAGGATCATCCGGGCCGCCAAGGAGCTCGGCATCAAGACGGTGGTGGCCCACTCCACCGCCGACGAGAAGAGCCTCCCCGTCCTCCTGGCGGACGAGGCCATCTGCATCGGCCCGCCCCCCTCGGGGCAGAGCTACCTTAATATCCCGAACCTCCTCTCCGCCGCCATCGTCACCGGGGCCGACGCCATCCACCCGGGCTACGGCTTCCTGGCGGAGAACGCCACCTTCGCCGAGATGTGCCGGGAACACGGCATCACCTTCATCGGCCCCACCCCGGAGAACATGCGGGCCCTGGGGGACAAGGCCACGGCCCGCAAGGTGGCCCGGGAGGCGGGCGTGCCCACGGTGCCCGGCACGGACGAGATCGCCAGCGTGGAGGAGGCCAAGCGGGCGGCCTTGGAGATCGGCTACCCCGTGATCCTCAAGGCCTCCGCCGGCGGGGGTGGGCGGGGGATGCGGGTGGTGCACACGGAGGAGGAGTTGGAGCGGGCGGTGCAACAGGCGCAAGAGGAGGCCCGGGCCGCCTTCGGCAACCCCGCCATCTACCTGGAGAAGTACATTGAGGAGCCCAAGCACATAGAAATCCAGGTCCTGGGGGATGGGGAGAACGTCATCCACCTTTGGGAAAGGGACTGCTCCATCCAGCGCCGCCACCAGAAGCTCTTGGAGGAGGCCCCAAGCGTCCTCCCCTACGAAACCCGCAAGGCCATCGCCGAGGCGGCGGTGCGCCTGGCGGCCCACGTGGGGTACGTTTCCGCCGGCACCCTGGAGTTTTTGGTGGACAAGGAGGGGAACTTCTACTTCATTGAGATGAACACCCGCATCCAGGTGGAGCACCCCGTGACGGAGATGATCACCGGGGTGGACCTGGTGCAGGCCCAGTTCCGCATCGCCCAAGGGGAGAAGCTTTGGCTTCGGCAGGAGGACATCGTGGTGCGGGGGCACGCCCTCGAGGTGCGCATCAACGCCGAGGACCCCGAGAAGGGCTTTAGGCCCTCCATCGGCAAGGTGGAAACCCTCCTCTTCCCCGGGGGGCCCGGCATCCGGGTGGACAGCCACCTCTACGCCGGCTACCAGATCCCGCCCCACTACGATAGCCTCATCGCCAAGATCATCGCCTGGGCCCTCACCCGGGAGGAGGCCATAAGGCGGATGGAGCGGGCCCTTTCGGAAACGGTGATTGAGGGCCCCGGCCTCAAGACCACCATCCCCTTCCACCAAAAGGTCCTGCAGAACGCCTTCTTCCGCCGGGGGGCGGTCTACACCAACTTCGTGGCCCGGCGCATGGAGATGTAG